One window from the genome of Streptococcus parasanguinis encodes:
- a CDS encoding DUF3397 family protein, producing MLIKVASVLFIFLTLILSGIIIHLFKLQKRGWRSTDIAFPLFALEYYLISDSAFYHSLLPLLALSLSLLALGLTIYFLKKKKCFYYPKFIKYFWRAGFLITFLLYLILTASLFI from the coding sequence ATGTTAATCAAAGTTGCTTCTGTATTATTTATTTTTTTAACGCTGATTCTGAGCGGCATCATTATTCACCTCTTTAAACTCCAAAAAAGAGGATGGCGATCTACCGATATTGCCTTTCCTTTATTTGCCTTGGAGTACTACCTGATCTCAGACAGCGCCTTTTACCACAGCCTCTTACCACTATTAGCCTTGAGCCTTTCGCTTTTGGCCTTGGGGCTAACGATTTATTTCTTAAAAAAGAAAAAGTGTTTTTATTATCCTAAATTTATCAAATACTTCTGGCGCGCTGGGTTTCTGATCACCTTCTTGCTCTATCTGATCCTAACCGCTAGTTTGTTTATCTAA